Proteins co-encoded in one Arthrobacter sp. ERGS1:01 genomic window:
- a CDS encoding LysR substrate-binding domain-containing protein, giving the protein MHDTPTFDPVQLKSFLAVAETRNFTRAAERLGISQPTVSQHVRKLEQAAGRILVARDTRDVRLTDNGDAMAGFARTILAANDAASRYFSGAAMRGRLRFGTADDLAITGLPRILREFRQLYPQINLELTVSQSDQLHRRLKAGQLDLVFVKWVNGAQEGEVVKQDTFAWVGLEQTVLEPGAPVPVIAYPAPSLSRKLALDALEEAGRTWRVTCTTKQISGVLAALRAGIGIAVMPTSLVPDDLKIITRRFDLPAVGDVDFTLIRNPLANTEVIDALTQAIMGRKLTPLSRR; this is encoded by the coding sequence ATGCATGACACCCCAACGTTCGATCCCGTCCAGCTCAAAAGCTTCCTGGCCGTGGCCGAAACCCGGAACTTCACCCGGGCCGCGGAACGGCTCGGCATCAGCCAGCCCACCGTGAGCCAGCACGTGCGCAAACTGGAGCAGGCGGCCGGGCGAATCCTCGTGGCCAGGGATACCCGGGACGTCCGGCTCACCGACAACGGCGACGCCATGGCCGGTTTTGCGCGCACCATCCTGGCCGCGAACGACGCCGCCAGCCGGTACTTCTCCGGCGCCGCCATGCGCGGCCGGCTGCGTTTTGGGACGGCGGACGACCTCGCCATCACCGGGCTCCCCCGCATCCTGCGCGAATTCCGCCAGCTCTACCCGCAGATCAACCTGGAACTAACGGTCAGCCAGAGCGACCAGCTGCACCGCCGGCTCAAGGCCGGCCAGCTGGACCTCGTGTTCGTCAAGTGGGTCAACGGCGCGCAGGAGGGCGAGGTGGTCAAGCAGGACACCTTCGCCTGGGTGGGCCTGGAGCAGACCGTGCTGGAACCCGGGGCGCCGGTTCCCGTGATCGCCTACCCCGCACCGAGCCTGAGCCGGAAACTGGCGCTCGACGCACTGGAGGAGGCCGGACGCACGTGGCGGGTCACGTGCACCACCAAGCAGATCAGCGGGGTCTTGGCGGCGCTGCGGGCGGGGATCGGGATCGCCGTCATGCCGACGTCGTTGGTGCCGGACGACCTGAAAATCATCACCCGCCGCTTCGACCTGCCGGCCGTGGGCGACGTCGACTTCACGCTGATCCGCAACCCGCTGGCCAACACCGAGGTGATCGACGCGCTGACCCAGGCCATCATGGGGCGCAAGCTCACCCCGCTCAGCCGGAGGTAA
- the panD gene encoding aspartate 1-decarboxylase, whose protein sequence is MNRTMFKSKIHRATVTHADLHYVGSVTVDADLLDAADILPGELVSIVDITNGARLETYTIAGERGSGVIGINGAAAHLVGVGDLVILITYAQMTTAEAREFVPSVVHVDAGNRIVQLGTDPAEAVTEGLLRPALAL, encoded by the coding sequence ATGAACCGAACCATGTTTAAGTCCAAGATCCACCGCGCCACCGTGACCCACGCCGACCTCCACTACGTTGGCTCGGTCACCGTCGACGCGGATCTGCTGGACGCCGCGGACATCCTGCCGGGCGAGCTTGTCTCCATTGTGGACATCACCAATGGTGCCCGCCTGGAAACGTACACGATTGCCGGCGAGCGCGGCTCCGGCGTGATCGGCATCAATGGCGCCGCGGCGCACCTGGTGGGCGTGGGCGACCTCGTCATCCTGATCACCTATGCCCAAATGACGACGGCGGAAGCGCGCGAGTTCGTGCCCTCCGTGGTCCATGTGGATGCCGGGAACAGGATTGTCCAGCTGGGCACCGATCCGGCCGAGGCCGTCACCGAGGGCCTGTTGCGCCCCGCCCTGGCACTTTAG
- a CDS encoding DHA2 family efflux MFS transporter permease subunit encodes MEIAHGTARSRQLGATVQFALQAGPLLSMVDSSIVNVALPSIARETASGLAQVQWTVSGYLLALGVGLSLTPYLARKLGGKNLYIAAMAGFTLASLMCATVPSLELLVAARVLQGICGAPLVPLAMGMLLGNGRGAKSVSPVAGVLLFAAPAFGPSLGGLLIGAGGWRWIFLVNVPIGILAVASARRIPAEVAPARQEGAGFDVVGFVLLAAGLVGVLSGVDAGSSRGWDNPRTVLLLGGGAVLLAAYAWHALRRSNPVVDLAALRSRGPTLSIVLCGLASVSTYSAILLVPTFAQAVQGHSAVATGLAMLPAGIMTGLGASLGSWLQGRIGVRVMVLGGLALLGGSTLLLLLVTAGTPLAVTAIILTGRSASIGLVSTPLLLAMSSRLTDTQATDANTLFNIVQRVAGSLGVALVATLYASGAASVGPVAALHHVGLVLTALTVVALLGALWLPRSTDSENPRGEN; translated from the coding sequence ATGGAAATTGCACATGGGACTGCGAGGTCCCGCCAGCTTGGCGCCACGGTCCAGTTCGCATTGCAGGCGGGCCCGCTGCTGTCCATGGTGGACTCGAGCATCGTCAACGTGGCGCTTCCCTCGATCGCCCGGGAGACGGCGTCGGGCCTGGCACAGGTCCAGTGGACCGTCAGCGGCTACCTGTTGGCGCTCGGCGTGGGACTGTCGCTGACGCCGTATCTGGCGCGGAAGCTCGGCGGGAAGAACCTGTACATCGCGGCGATGGCCGGGTTCACCCTGGCGTCCCTGATGTGTGCCACGGTCCCGTCCCTGGAGCTGCTGGTCGCGGCCCGGGTGCTCCAGGGCATCTGCGGTGCGCCGCTGGTGCCGTTGGCCATGGGCATGCTGCTGGGAAATGGCCGGGGAGCCAAGTCTGTCTCACCCGTGGCGGGGGTCCTGCTGTTCGCGGCGCCCGCGTTTGGCCCGTCGTTGGGCGGACTGCTGATCGGTGCGGGTGGCTGGCGCTGGATCTTCCTGGTCAACGTGCCCATCGGCATCCTGGCCGTGGCGTCGGCGCGGCGGATTCCGGCGGAAGTGGCGCCCGCGCGGCAGGAAGGTGCCGGGTTCGACGTCGTTGGTTTCGTGTTGCTTGCGGCGGGACTCGTGGGCGTGCTCTCCGGGGTCGACGCCGGCAGCAGCCGCGGCTGGGACAACCCGCGGACCGTGTTGTTGCTGGGCGGGGGAGCGGTGTTGCTGGCCGCCTATGCGTGGCATGCCCTGCGCCGAAGCAATCCCGTGGTGGACCTCGCCGCGCTGCGCAGCCGCGGCCCCACCCTGTCGATCGTGCTGTGCGGGCTGGCTTCGGTTTCCACGTATTCGGCCATCCTGCTGGTGCCGACCTTTGCACAGGCCGTGCAGGGGCACTCGGCCGTCGCGACCGGGCTGGCCATGCTGCCGGCGGGGATCATGACGGGGCTCGGGGCGAGTCTGGGCAGCTGGCTGCAAGGCCGGATCGGCGTGCGGGTCATGGTCCTGGGCGGCCTGGCGCTGCTCGGTGGCAGCACGCTGCTGTTGCTACTGGTCACCGCGGGTACGCCGCTGGCGGTAACGGCCATCATCCTGACGGGGCGGTCGGCATCGATCGGGCTGGTCAGCACCCCGCTGCTGCTCGCCATGAGCTCGCGCCTGACCGACACCCAGGCGACCGACGCCAATACGCTGTTCAACATCGTCCAGCGGGTTGCCGGCTCCCTGGGCGTGGCGCTCGTGGCAACGCTCTACGCCTCCGGGGCGGCGTCCGTGGGGCCGGTTGCGGCGTTGCACCACGTGGGCCTGGTGCTGACCGCGCTGACGGTGGTGGCACTGCTCGGGGCGCTGTGGTTGCCGAGGAGCACGGACAGCGAAAACCCGCGTGGCGAAAACTAA
- a CDS encoding MarR family winged helix-turn-helix transcriptional regulator, producing MRGFELYRLARGLREVALATSADPGEYPVSAGELAVIEDVSRHPASPIKDIAQRTRLAQSLVSKTVALMREGGIFVTEADPNDGRKSLVSIDPQARMEVFAERGARTITATLAEALPTADPDTLARMEALLAEAYAIVQEHGRA from the coding sequence ATGCGCGGATTTGAACTGTACAGGCTGGCCCGGGGGCTCCGGGAGGTCGCCCTGGCCACCAGTGCGGACCCCGGGGAGTACCCCGTTTCCGCCGGCGAACTGGCCGTCATCGAGGACGTTTCACGCCACCCGGCCAGCCCCATCAAGGACATCGCCCAACGCACCCGGCTGGCCCAGAGCCTCGTCTCCAAGACCGTCGCCCTCATGCGCGAGGGCGGAATCTTCGTCACCGAGGCGGACCCGAACGACGGCCGCAAGTCCCTGGTGAGCATTGACCCGCAGGCCCGCATGGAGGTCTTCGCCGAACGCGGGGCCCGGACCATCACTGCCACCCTCGCCGAGGCGCTCCCCACGGCGGACCCGGATACCCTGGCCCGCATGGAGGCGCTCCTGGCGGAGGCCTACGCCATCGTCCAGGAACACGGACGGGCGTAG
- a CDS encoding NAD-dependent epimerase/dehydratase family protein, translating to MTSRPTETRTETPIRTRGKAPIRTVAVTGAHGKAGRAAVAELLTHGYEVLACDVAGPVGRNSDLGCPTMRADLTSYGQAVQALSGADAVVHMANIPEPGMFPPAETLNRNTAMNHNVFLAAQSLGLARVVWASSETTLGLPFAGDGGTLRYAPVDEAHFPHPSSTYALSKVLGEAAAAQFAAWSGIPFVGLRLTNIFTEAEYSRVPGFWADPMSRAWNLWGYVDTRDVGAACRNAIEADSTGSENLIIAAADTLMDVPSAELLAKFFPELERRTEIAGYETLLAIDAARRVIDYAPAHSWRDSVTGAR from the coding sequence GTGACCTCCCGCCCCACCGAGACCCGCACCGAGACCCCCATCAGGACCCGCGGCAAGGCCCCCATTAGGACGGTTGCCGTGACGGGCGCACACGGCAAGGCCGGCCGGGCCGCCGTGGCCGAGCTTTTGACGCACGGCTACGAGGTGCTGGCCTGCGACGTTGCCGGGCCGGTGGGCCGCAACTCGGATTTGGGCTGCCCCACGATGCGTGCGGACCTGACCAGCTACGGGCAGGCGGTGCAGGCGCTCAGCGGGGCCGACGCCGTCGTACACATGGCCAACATTCCCGAGCCCGGCATGTTCCCGCCCGCCGAAACCCTCAACCGCAACACCGCCATGAACCACAACGTGTTCCTGGCCGCGCAGTCGCTGGGGCTGGCGCGCGTGGTGTGGGCCTCGAGCGAGACCACGCTTGGCCTGCCTTTTGCGGGCGACGGCGGGACCTTGCGTTATGCGCCGGTCGACGAGGCCCATTTCCCGCACCCTTCCTCGACGTACGCGCTGTCCAAGGTGCTGGGGGAGGCTGCCGCGGCACAGTTTGCGGCGTGGAGCGGCATTCCGTTCGTGGGATTGCGGCTGACGAACATCTTCACGGAGGCCGAATATTCGCGGGTGCCCGGATTCTGGGCGGACCCGATGTCCAGGGCATGGAACCTGTGGGGATATGTGGATACCCGCGATGTGGGCGCCGCCTGCCGGAACGCGATCGAGGCGGACAGTACCGGATCGGAAAACCTGATCATCGCCGCAGCGGACACCCTCATGGACGTCCCGTCGGCGGAACTGCTGGCAAAGTTCTTCCCGGAGCTGGAGCGGCGCACGGAGATCGCCGGATACGAGACACTGCTGGCCATCGACGCCGCACGCAGGGTTATTGACTATGCCCCGGCGCACTCGTGGCGGGACAGCGTGACCGGCGCCCGGTGA
- a CDS encoding AEC family transporter, translating into MLAVIEGFSVVWIIILVGWFVGRRNVLGENAQQVLSRLSFFVASPALLVETLGRANLASVFAEPLLVAAASAVFTGGVFLLVARFWLKRPLAEALLSAMSSSTANAANLGIPIAAYVLGNAALIAPVLIFQLAFYTPTYLLLLDSLTSGRRTTPWRVFLQIFRNPMILATVAGLILAATGWQLPNLLAEPIHLIGGAAIPAILIAFGMSLATSKPLAATDGRRADTLLATGFKLVLHPLVAYLLGHFALGMDGAGLFAVVVAASLPTAQNVYVTAQRYQVGLAVAKDTVLATTILAIPAMFVVAFLLGS; encoded by the coding sequence GTGCTAGCGGTCATCGAGGGGTTCTCCGTTGTCTGGATCATCATCCTGGTGGGCTGGTTCGTGGGGCGGCGCAACGTGCTGGGCGAGAATGCGCAGCAGGTGCTCAGCCGGCTGTCCTTCTTCGTGGCAAGCCCGGCACTTCTGGTGGAAACCCTCGGCCGGGCGAACCTCGCTTCGGTGTTCGCCGAGCCCCTCTTGGTGGCCGCAGCCAGCGCCGTGTTTACCGGCGGGGTGTTCCTGCTGGTGGCCAGGTTCTGGCTGAAACGACCCCTGGCCGAAGCCCTGCTCTCGGCGATGTCCTCCTCCACAGCCAATGCCGCGAACCTCGGCATCCCCATCGCGGCCTATGTGCTGGGAAATGCGGCGCTCATAGCGCCCGTGCTGATTTTCCAGCTGGCGTTCTACACACCCACCTATCTGTTGCTGCTGGACAGCCTCACGAGTGGTCGCCGGACCACCCCCTGGCGGGTTTTCCTGCAGATCTTCCGCAACCCGATGATCCTGGCCACTGTCGCCGGGCTCATCCTGGCCGCGACGGGCTGGCAGCTGCCGAACCTGCTGGCTGAACCCATCCATCTGATTGGCGGGGCCGCCATTCCGGCGATCCTCATCGCCTTTGGCATGTCGCTGGCCACGAGCAAGCCGCTCGCCGCCACGGACGGCCGGCGAGCGGACACGCTGTTGGCCACGGGCTTCAAGCTGGTGCTGCACCCCCTTGTTGCCTACCTGTTGGGGCACTTTGCGCTGGGAATGGACGGCGCGGGACTGTTCGCCGTCGTCGTTGCCGCGTCGCTGCCCACGGCACAAAACGTGTACGTCACGGCGCAGCGCTACCAGGTGGGCCTCGCCGTGGCGAAGGACACCGTGCTGGCCACCACCATCCTGGCCATTCCGGCCATGTTCGTGGTGGCATTCCTGCTCGGATCGTGA
- a CDS encoding HNH endonuclease signature motif containing protein has translation MSNRVDDPGSRGGNTTADVAAILSAIVLPSIERFTSDSPLLAGLPPYTPCPAPTPEPLSRALVARSVYDDAVAALSALKRLEDATAACGASLIDRLMNAAAVEGTALSLDPWQSDMAEVSARVEIATVLCIPEGTAAILAHHSTELLESHPAALDALSAGALSWRHAGIIVDETSTLAQTPGMSAEDLRSFEQRLLKAALHTTPSAFKSKARRLRESTHPESLPVRTKEAFLKRDIRMEPGRDGMSWLTLHLPAPAAEGIWVHCTREARKLQGPSENRTLMQLRADIAAALLLGQQLPRNAESELAAEAGIGAESDTGFGGCHTLWAADGYVDGLVDGVAEDPLREYLDQLDAVRDGMAVADPPMPQAQILVTVPALGLLGNTNQPANLVGYGPIPETVARKLLASSDTFLRILTDPVSGEPLDTAPERYWIRESERAVLRATAGSCYFPNCTNPVLDTETDHLTPWEYGGASTSENQRPACKRHHLLKHFKDDKDKHGRYRTDRDPDRAGIRLRGWTPVSTRDGGVGWRSPSGKYHPPLPREIPPSAYPAWLKRHIDKTLNNAAATDLRDTTADDAPTGPATPANGVKASIFEQILVEYESPHAA, from the coding sequence ATGAGCAATCGGGTCGATGACCCCGGGAGCCGGGGTGGCAACACCACAGCGGATGTGGCGGCGATCCTCTCTGCGATTGTCCTTCCCTCGATTGAACGCTTCACCTCAGACAGTCCGCTTCTGGCCGGCTTGCCGCCCTACACACCCTGCCCCGCACCAACTCCCGAGCCCTTGTCACGCGCCCTGGTGGCCCGCAGCGTGTACGACGACGCCGTTGCAGCGCTGTCCGCCCTCAAGCGGCTCGAGGATGCCACCGCCGCGTGCGGGGCCTCCCTGATTGACCGGCTCATGAACGCTGCCGCCGTGGAAGGCACCGCATTGTCGCTGGACCCCTGGCAGTCCGACATGGCCGAGGTATCGGCCCGGGTGGAGATTGCGACGGTTTTGTGCATCCCCGAAGGCACCGCGGCGATCCTGGCCCACCACTCCACCGAACTGCTCGAATCCCACCCGGCGGCCCTCGACGCCTTGTCGGCGGGGGCGTTGTCGTGGCGCCATGCCGGGATCATCGTCGACGAAACGTCCACGCTCGCCCAGACGCCCGGGATGAGCGCGGAGGATCTGCGGAGTTTCGAGCAACGCCTGCTCAAGGCGGCGCTCCACACCACGCCCTCCGCCTTCAAGTCCAAGGCCCGGCGCCTGCGGGAAAGCACGCATCCGGAGTCCCTGCCCGTCCGCACCAAGGAGGCATTCCTCAAACGCGACATCCGCATGGAACCCGGGCGGGACGGCATGTCATGGCTGACCCTGCACCTCCCGGCCCCGGCGGCCGAGGGCATTTGGGTTCATTGCACCCGCGAGGCCCGCAAGCTGCAAGGTCCCTCGGAGAACCGGACGCTGATGCAGTTGCGCGCCGACATCGCCGCCGCACTCCTGCTGGGGCAGCAGCTTCCCAGGAACGCCGAATCCGAACTGGCGGCAGAAGCGGGAATCGGCGCTGAATCCGATACGGGATTTGGCGGCTGCCACACCCTGTGGGCAGCGGACGGCTACGTGGACGGTCTGGTCGACGGGGTTGCCGAGGACCCGCTCCGGGAGTACTTGGACCAGCTGGATGCCGTTCGGGACGGCATGGCCGTCGCCGATCCGCCCATGCCGCAGGCCCAGATCCTCGTCACCGTCCCGGCGCTGGGGCTGCTGGGGAACACCAACCAGCCTGCGAACCTCGTCGGTTACGGGCCGATTCCGGAAACGGTGGCCCGCAAACTCCTCGCCAGCTCCGACACCTTCCTGCGTATCCTCACCGACCCGGTCAGCGGCGAACCGCTGGACACGGCCCCCGAGCGGTACTGGATCCGGGAGTCCGAAAGGGCGGTGCTGCGCGCCACGGCGGGGAGCTGCTACTTCCCCAACTGCACCAATCCGGTCCTCGACACGGAAACGGACCACCTCACGCCGTGGGAATACGGTGGCGCCTCAACCTCGGAAAACCAGCGGCCGGCCTGCAAACGCCACCACCTGCTCAAGCATTTCAAGGATGACAAGGACAAACACGGCCGATACCGGACGGACAGGGATCCCGACCGTGCCGGCATCCGGCTCCGCGGCTGGACACCGGTGTCGACCCGGGATGGAGGCGTGGGCTGGCGGTCGCCGTCGGGCAAGTACCACCCGCCACTGCCCAGGGAGATCCCGCCGTCTGCCTACCCAGCCTGGCTGAAAAGACACATCGACAAAACCCTCAACAACGCCGCCGCCACCGATTTGCGGGACACCACGGCCGACGACGCCCCGACGGGACCGGCCACCCCGGCAAACGGCGTAAAAGCGAGCATCTTTGAACAAATACTCGTCGAATACGAGTCTCCGCACGCCGCCTGA
- a CDS encoding helicase HerA-like domain-containing protein, translated as MATKTPAEIIATFQAGYTFTGSSIALGAAIVDGAVHPEAQIGLPLAMMNRHGLVAGATGTGKTVTLHMMAEQLSTAGVPVFMADIKGDLSGLATAGEGSDKLTARTQALGQQWESKAFPVEFLALGGAGNGVPVRATLTSFGPILLARVLGLNETQESSLQLVFHYADTKSLELYDLKDLRAVIQFLTSDEGKADLEELGGLSKATAGVILRNLITLDAQGMSEFFGMPEFDTAELLRTAPDGRGVISCLELPSVQDKPLLFSTFLMWMLADLFRDLPEVGDADKPKLVFFFDEAHLLFNGASKAFLNAITQTVRLIRSKGVGIFFVTQTPKDVPGDILAQLANRVQHALRAFTPDDAKALKATVSTFPVSDYELEEVLTSAGIGEAVVTVMNENGAPTPVALTRMRAPGSLMGPSTDAAVKAVIAASALLPTYGTAVDPVSAYEKLQAPAAAPTPATGPAVGTPLPPPPPVALPTPKNDGGGVASEVMGALGGALGGGVKSMIRSMGSQLGRSLMRDMFGTAPRKRR; from the coding sequence ATGGCTACCAAGACTCCAGCAGAGATCATTGCAACCTTCCAGGCCGGCTACACGTTTACCGGCTCGTCCATCGCCCTTGGCGCGGCAATCGTGGATGGCGCGGTCCATCCGGAGGCGCAGATCGGCCTCCCCCTGGCCATGATGAACCGGCACGGACTCGTGGCGGGCGCCACGGGCACCGGCAAGACCGTCACGCTGCACATGATGGCCGAACAGCTCTCCACGGCCGGGGTGCCCGTTTTCATGGCGGACATCAAGGGCGACCTCTCCGGCCTGGCTACGGCCGGCGAAGGCAGCGACAAGCTCACGGCAAGGACCCAGGCCCTGGGCCAGCAGTGGGAATCAAAGGCATTCCCGGTGGAGTTCCTGGCGCTCGGGGGCGCCGGCAACGGCGTGCCGGTACGGGCCACGCTCACCTCGTTTGGGCCCATCCTGCTGGCCCGCGTGCTTGGCCTGAACGAAACGCAGGAGTCGAGCCTGCAACTCGTGTTCCACTACGCCGACACCAAGAGCCTGGAACTGTATGATCTGAAGGACCTGCGCGCCGTCATCCAATTCCTGACCTCCGACGAAGGCAAGGCGGACCTGGAGGAGCTGGGCGGGCTTTCCAAGGCCACGGCCGGCGTCATACTCCGCAACCTGATCACGCTGGACGCCCAGGGCATGAGCGAATTCTTCGGCATGCCCGAGTTCGACACCGCCGAACTGCTGCGCACCGCGCCCGACGGCCGCGGCGTCATCAGCTGCCTGGAACTGCCCAGCGTCCAGGACAAGCCGCTGTTGTTCTCCACCTTCCTGATGTGGATGCTGGCCGATCTCTTCCGCGACCTCCCCGAGGTGGGCGACGCCGACAAGCCCAAGCTCGTGTTCTTCTTTGACGAGGCGCACCTGCTGTTCAACGGCGCCAGCAAGGCGTTCCTGAACGCCATCACCCAGACCGTGCGCCTGATCCGTTCCAAGGGTGTGGGCATCTTCTTCGTCACCCAAACCCCCAAGGACGTCCCCGGCGACATCCTGGCCCAGCTGGCCAACAGGGTCCAACACGCCCTGCGCGCATTCACGCCCGACGACGCCAAGGCGCTCAAGGCCACCGTTTCCACCTTCCCGGTCAGCGACTACGAGCTTGAGGAGGTGCTCACCAGCGCCGGCATCGGCGAGGCGGTGGTGACCGTCATGAACGAGAACGGCGCGCCCACGCCGGTCGCCCTGACGCGCATGCGCGCACCCGGCTCCCTCATGGGCCCCAGCACCGATGCCGCCGTCAAGGCCGTCATCGCCGCCTCAGCCCTCCTGCCCACGTACGGCACCGCCGTCGACCCCGTCTCCGCCTACGAGAAGCTGCAGGCCCCCGCTGCGGCCCCGACGCCCGCGACGGGTCCGGCCGTGGGCACTCCCCTGCCCCCGCCTCCTCCCGTGGCGCTTCCCACCCCCAAGAACGACGGCGGCGGCGTGGCCTCCGAGGTCATGGGCGCCCTGGGCGGGGCCCTGGGCGGCGGCGTGAAGAGCATGATCCGCTCCATGGGCTCACAGCTGGGCAGGAGCCTGATGCGGGACATGTTCGGCACCGCGCCGCGAAAACGCCGCTAG
- a CDS encoding NHL domain-containing thioredoxin family protein, producing MESTLSTSSTVRVRASELEGRGWLNTGGAELGLEKLRGKIVLLDFWTFCCINCLHVLDELRPLEELYKDVLVTVGVHSPKFEHEADPVALAAAVERYDIHHPVLDDPELLTWQAYSARAWPTLVVVDPEGYIVAHLSGEGHAAGLASLIPEIIAEHEAKGTLHRGDGPYVAPEPVSRDLRFPGKVLPLPGGTFLVSDTGHHALVEMAADLATVVRRIGSGAKGFTDGAATEAEFNEPQGLALLPAELAAAVGYDVVVADSVNHRLRGVTLATGAVRTVAGNGVQRLLDAGPARVNDDGANASETFLGNAPLDVALSSPWDVAYSSVLKTVVVAMAGTHQIFGFDPATGAVTIVAGNGLEGLLDGPADQAWFAQSSGVTEDAQGNIWVADSETSALRVLKFAQDGSVTVETAIGEGLFDFGFRDGDADQARLQHPLGVAVLPDGSVAIADTYNGAVRRYDPATKQVSTLARGLAEPSDVLLDESGDVPLLIVVEANKHQLIRLPLPKNALQVDEGAVQTQRPKTPVAAGELALTIRFKAPTGQKLDDRWGDPTQLKVSSTPPELLLDGAGTSVGLSRTLRLSPDVPEGVLHFTARAAACDGPEDANGEIPDHAACHLYQQDWGIPVLLDADGATELALDLRGMD from the coding sequence GTGGAGTCCACACTTTCAACCTCATCCACCGTGCGCGTGCGTGCCTCGGAACTGGAAGGCCGCGGCTGGTTGAACACCGGCGGCGCCGAACTGGGCCTGGAAAAGCTGCGCGGCAAGATCGTGCTGCTGGATTTCTGGACGTTCTGCTGCATTAACTGCCTCCACGTCCTCGACGAACTGCGTCCCCTGGAGGAGCTGTACAAGGACGTTCTGGTGACGGTGGGCGTGCACTCGCCGAAGTTTGAACACGAGGCCGACCCCGTGGCGCTGGCCGCGGCCGTGGAGCGTTACGACATCCACCACCCCGTCCTTGACGACCCCGAACTCCTCACCTGGCAGGCATACTCCGCCCGCGCCTGGCCCACCCTGGTGGTCGTCGACCCCGAGGGCTACATCGTGGCGCACCTTTCCGGTGAAGGCCACGCCGCCGGCCTGGCATCACTGATCCCGGAAATCATCGCCGAGCACGAGGCCAAGGGCACGCTGCATCGCGGTGACGGCCCCTACGTGGCACCCGAGCCGGTGTCCCGCGACCTGCGCTTCCCCGGCAAGGTGCTGCCCCTGCCCGGCGGCACGTTCCTGGTCTCCGACACCGGCCACCACGCCCTCGTGGAAATGGCCGCCGACCTGGCCACGGTTGTCCGCCGGATCGGTTCCGGGGCCAAGGGCTTCACCGACGGCGCCGCAACCGAGGCCGAATTCAACGAGCCCCAGGGCCTGGCCCTGCTCCCGGCCGAGCTGGCGGCGGCAGTGGGGTACGACGTCGTCGTGGCCGACTCCGTCAACCACCGCCTGCGCGGCGTCACCCTGGCCACGGGTGCCGTGCGCACCGTGGCCGGCAACGGCGTGCAGCGCCTCCTGGACGCCGGCCCCGCCCGCGTGAACGACGACGGCGCCAACGCGTCCGAGACGTTCCTGGGCAACGCGCCCCTCGACGTGGCGTTGTCCTCGCCGTGGGACGTGGCGTACTCCTCCGTGCTGAAAACCGTGGTGGTCGCCATGGCCGGCACGCACCAAATTTTCGGCTTCGACCCCGCCACCGGCGCCGTCACGATCGTGGCCGGCAACGGTTTGGAGGGCCTGCTCGACGGACCCGCCGACCAGGCCTGGTTCGCACAGTCGTCCGGCGTGACCGAGGACGCCCAGGGCAATATCTGGGTGGCCGATTCGGAAACCTCGGCGCTGCGCGTGCTCAAGTTCGCGCAGGACGGCTCCGTGACCGTGGAGACGGCGATCGGCGAGGGCCTGTTCGACTTCGGCTTCCGCGACGGCGACGCCGACCAGGCCCGCCTGCAGCACCCGCTCGGCGTTGCAGTGCTTCCCGACGGTTCCGTGGCCATCGCCGACACCTACAACGGTGCCGTGCGCCGCTACGACCCCGCTACGAAGCAGGTCAGCACGCTGGCCCGCGGCCTCGCCGAGCCGAGCGACGTGTTGCTCGACGAATCCGGCGACGTCCCGCTGCTCATCGTGGTCGAGGCCAACAAGCACCAGCTGATCCGGCTGCCGCTGCCCAAGAACGCACTTCAGGTGGACGAGGGTGCCGTGCAAACGCAGCGCCCCAAGACGCCCGTGGCGGCCGGCGAGCTCGCGCTGACCATCCGCTTCAAGGCGCCCACGGGACAAAAGCTGGACGACCGCTGGGGCGACCCCACCCAGCTGAAGGTCTCCTCCACCCCGCCGGAACTGCTGCTCGACGGCGCGGGCACCTCGGTGGGCCTGTCCAGGACGCTGCGGCTCTCCCCGGACGTCCCCGAGGGCGTGCTGCACTTTACGGCCCGCGCGGCCGCCTGCGACGGCCCCGAGGACGCCAACGGCGAGATCCCGGACCACGCAGCCTGCCACCTGTACCAGCAGGACTGGGGCATCCCGGTGCTGTTGGACGCCGACGGCGCCACGGAACTGGCGCTGGACCTTCGCGGCATGGACTGA